The region CGCGTCGAACGGCTTGCTCAACGTGGCGCCCGTCAGCGGCGCGACGCGCGGCGGCATCCGCATCGGCATGTGCGCCGACGCTTGCGCGGGTAGCGGCACGGCCAGCCTGTACTCGGAAGGCACCCTGCTGCTGGCGACCAGCGGCAGCTTCCAGCTCGACGACACTGCCCGCTACGGCACGCGCAACCTGAGCCTGGCTGTGGGCGCCATCAATATCGGCTCGAACGAGGCGCTGGCGGCGGCCCAGGCCAGCGGCACGCGTCCCGCCGGACTGACCCTGAACCAGGGGCTGCTGGACCGTTTGCTGCGCGGCGACACCAGCACGGGCGCGCCGGCGCTGCAGGCGCTGATGCTCAACGCGGCCGACAGCGTTAATTTTTATGGCGACGTGGTGCTCGACACCTACGACAAAATCAGCGGAAAATCGAACCTGGAGCGCCTGGTGCTGACCACGCCGGCCATGTATGGCCAGGGCGGTGCCAGCACGGTGGCGACCATCCGCACGGCCAACCTGATCTGGGGCGGCGCCCTGTCGGCGCCCGGCAATGTGATCGCGCATGGCGCCGGCACGGGCAGCGGCACCCTGAACCTGGAGGCCGAACGCATCGATTTCGGCTTCGGCCCCTTCACACAGCCGGCCGGTGTCGCCACCTTCGACCGCCTGGCGCTGGGTTTTGGCACCGTCAACCTGAAAGCGTCGGACCAGGTCACGGCCAACCACAAGGGCAGCCTGTCCGTCCACCAGGCGCAGGGCGCGTATGAAACGGGCAAGGGCTTCCGGTACAGCGGCGGCAACCTGAACATCAGCACGCCGCTGCTGACGGGCGAGGCCGGTTCGTCGCACAGCTACACGGCGGGCGGCGCGCTGGCCGTGACGGCGCCGGCCGGCGCGCCAGCCCCTTTCGCCAAAACTAACGCGGCGCTGGGCGCCCAGCTGGCCTTGAACGGCGACAGCGTGAACGTGGCCACGGCCGTGGTGCTGCCGAGCGGCAAGCTCACCGTCAATGCGCAGCACGATATCAGCGTGGCCGACGCTGCGCGCATCGACATGGCGGGCCGCAAGAGCACCTTCTTCGACGTGGATAAATACAGCTGGGGCGGTGACGTGACCCTGGACAGCCGCGCCGGGGATATCCGCGCAGCTGCCGGCAGCGTGATCGACCTGTCGGCCGAGAACAACCGCGCCGGCAGCCTGAAGGCCGTAGCCCTCGATGGCGCGGCCGGCATGGTGGAGCTGCAAGGCAAGATATTGGGCGGCGCCAGCGGCAACTACGACGCGGGCGGCACCGTGGTGCCGTACAAGCTGGGCAGCGTGGACGTGCGTGCGCAAACCCTGGGCCCAAGTGGCACCCTGGACAGCCAGTTCGCGTCGCTGAACAAGCGCCTGAGCGAAGGCGGCGTGACGGGCGCACGCAGCTTCCAGCTGAAACAGGGTGACCTGACGATAGGTAACGAAATCAAGGCTGGCGAAGTGCAGGTATCCGTCGATAACGGCCGCCTCACCGTTGCTGGCACCATCGACGCCAGCGGCGAGCGCGTGGGCAGCATCCGCCTGGCCGGCAAGCATGGCGTCACCCTGGCCGGCAACGCCGTGCTCGATGCGCACGGCACCGTCTTGCGCGTCGACAGCTATGGCAAGATCATCGATAGCCCGAACCGGGCCACGGTGGAACTGAACGCGGGGGAGGGAACATTGGACCTGGCCGGCGGCGCGCAGATCGACGTGCGCCACGGCACGGCGGCCGTGCTTGGCAAGGGCAAGGGCGAATACGACGGCGCCGCGCGCGGCACGGTGGAACTGAGCGCGCCGCGCCTGGGCAGCGGCGGTTCCCGCACGGACGCAGACGCGGCCACCTTCGGCGACGTCGCCATCGCCAGCGGCAGCGGTTTTACCGTGCGCGGCGCGAAATCGATCGCCATCAACGCCATGCAGCGCTACGACGATGCGGCTTATGCCACGGACCTGTCGGCCAGCGGCCGCCCGTATCAGGTGGTCAACCAGGCATACCTCGACAGCAAGCATGCGGACAGCACGGCTTTTATCGATGCGGCGCTGGCCAACACGAACTTGCGCAATGGCAAGCTGGCGGGCTTGAACACGGCCGCGTATGCCGAGGCGCTGCACTTGCGTCCCGGCGTCGATATCGTCAGCAAGACGGCGGACGGCGACCTGGTGGTGCAGGGCGACCTGGATTTGTCCGGCATGCGCTACGCCAGCCTGAACCCGCGTTTTCAAGTGACGCATGCACGCGGCTCGGGCGAGGTGGGCAGCCTGCTGCTGCGCGCCGGCGGCGATTTGAATATCTATGGCAGCATCAATGACGGCTTCGCGCCGCCGCCGTCCACGCAGGACGACAAGGGCTGGTTGCTGCTGCCGGGGCGCGACATCAACGGCAGCGACGTCATCGTGCCGGGCACGGGCGTGACCCTGGCCGACGGCACCATCTTCCCGGGCGGCGTCACGCTCAATTACGACGTGCCCGTCAAGGCCCTGAGTTTCCGCGCCAACACGCGCCTGCCCGTGGATGTGGTCCTGAACCAGGTGCTCACCTTGCCGGCCGGCACGGTGCTGGCGGCCGCCGTGCGCGATAGCGCCGGCAATATCGTCCATGCGGCGGGCACCTTGCTGGCCAAGGAACAGACCTTTACTGCCGGCATGCGGCTCGACGCGGGCAGCGTGGTCGCGCAAATGGTCAAGGTACGCGCCATGACCTGGCCGAAAGGCGTTGCCTTGCCGGGCTTGCTGGGCGAGCGCAACGTGGTCACCCTCAGTGGCAAAGTGGAGCTGCCCGTCGGCGCGCTGATCCCGAACGGCACCGACGTCAAGCTGCTGCCCGGCGTGACGTCCATCGCATTGCGCCCGGAAGTGGCGGGGCGCCAGGGCGCGCTGTGGGCCATCGCGCCGATGCTGGCCGAAGGTTCGCAATCGTGGGGCATGCGCCTGGCGGCCGGCGCCGACCTGGAGGCGGCCGACACGCGCAGCGTGCAGGCGCATCCGGCGCACGGCACCCTGCGCCTGGCCGACAGCCATTACGGCATGTATGGCGTCATGATCCCGCCGAAGGGCGTGCAGCACTGGACGCAGGCGGCGCAGGAGCTGGGCGAGCGCGAGGGCATCGTCGGCATCGTGGCGGGCGAACCGATCACCGAGGAATTCATCAGCCAGTTCGGCCAGACCGTGGCGGAATTTTGCGCTGGCGACGCCAGCATGTGCGTGCTGAAGCTGGCCTATGTGTGGACCAAGGCCGGCGCCGAAGAATTCGCCGACCCGAGCGTGAAGGCGGGCGACGTGGTCGACCTGGCCGGCCTGGGCTGGCCCACCATGTGCGAGGAAAACCCCACCTGGTGCGGCACCTCCAACCCCACCTTCGACAATAAGGCGTCCAGCCTGCGCTACAGCGTGCTGCGCACGGGCACGGGCGACCTGGACCTCGTCAGCGGCGGCGACTTGCGCATGGACAGCCTGTACGGCGTGTACACGGCCGGCATGTCGTCGGTGGCGACGGCGGCGGGCGACCCGTACAACCTGCCGCGCGCGCGCAATCTGGACGGCACGGTGCTGTCCAACCCCGATGGCGCGCATGAGCGCCTGGTCGATGGCGGCGCAGACAGTCTCTACCGCGCCTGGTATCCGGACCAGGGCGGCAATCTGCTGCTGCGGGTGGCCGGCGACCTGAGCGGCTCGCTGGTCGGCGGGGCTGCCGCCACCAACGGGCGCCCCGTCAGCAAGGATGGCCCTGGCGATTCGGTGGCGGTGGGCAACTGGCTGTGGCGCCAGGGCAGCGGCGGCGTGGCCACGGGCGGTCCGGCCCAGCCGACGGCGTGGTGGATCAATTTCGGCAGCTACGTGGGCCGCGATACCCTGGCCGATACCGTGCTGGGCTTTACGGGCTTCGGCACCCTGGGCGGCGGCAATGTGCGCGCCGACGTGGCCGGCGATGCGGGCGTGCTGGCGCCGAAGGTTGCCACCGTCTTCAACACCAACATCAATCCGCGCTCGCAGGGCTTGCTGCTGGCCGTGGGCAGCACGGGCCGCGTGCTGGCCGACGGCAGCCTGCAACTGACGGGCGGCGGCGACCTGGACCTGCGCGTGGGCGGCGGCCTCAATCCGTCCAGCCAGTCCGGTGGCGGCCACTTGAATGGCGCGCTGGCCGACTTGCGCGGCCACGTGGAGGTGGCCGCTGCCCAGCTGGGCAAGGTCGCGCTGCAGTACGGCACGCGCGCTACCGACCACGTGCCGCTGGAAACGCGCGCCTTCGACGCCTTCCGCGCCACCCGCGCCACGCCGCAGGGCGGCATGACCCTGGTGCCCGGCGACGCCACTTTCAATGTGGCCACCCTGGGCGACCAGGTGCTGCAGGATGTGGCCGACCCCGGCCGCGTACCGATGTTCAACGCCGCGTCGTATACCAGTGCGGCGGGCGAAGCGGGCGCCGGCTACAGCTGGTTCAGCCTGTGGACGCCGCGCACGGCACTCGACCTGTTTTCCGCCGGCGGCAACATGACGCCGCTGACCGCGCCGATCGGCACGGCCACCGACCTGGCCGTCGTCTATCCCTCCATCGTGCGGGCCGCGGCCGCGAATGGCAGCTTGTACTATGGCAAGACCATCACGGACTGGGGTGGCGCGACCGCGTATGCCGATCCTTTGCTGCTGGCGCCGTCGCCAAACGCCCAGCTGGAATGGCTGGCCGGCGATTCCATCTATGCGGGCGGCTACGCCGTCAGCCAGTCCGGCGCGGCCGCCGACAGCATGGCGACGCCGTTCAAGCCAGCGTTCGCGGCCTGGAACCTCAGGCCCGGCAGCCAGACTGCCCTGGGCGGCAATGTTTCGAGCACGGGCGTGCCGTCGTCGCAGTGGAACGCTCCGCTGTTCGCCTTCGGGCCCGATTCCGCCGCCGGCCCGGCCAACAGCGGCACGCAAGCGGCGCGCATCTACGCCGTGAAGGGCGATCTGATCGGCGTCAATAGCGGCCGCATGGTCGCGTTCTATGATGCCAAGCATGCGGGCGTCACCTGGTACGAGGGGGCGCAACCGGTGTGGATGAAGGCGGGCCGCGATATCGTCGGCAGCGGCACGGCGCTGCTGGAAGCCATCGATGGCACGGGCGGTGGCGACATGATGTTCCGCAATTACAGCAACCTGTTCGTGCACAACAACGCATTTGACGTGTCGGTGGTGTCGGCCGGACGCGATATCCTGGCCAGTTCCTTCAACGTGGCCGGCCCCGGCACGCTCGATATCAGCGCCGGGCGCAATATCCTGATGCAGGACAAGGGCAGCGTCGTCAGCCTCGGCCCCGTCGTCACGGGAGACAAGCGCCCGGGCGCCGGCATCGCCATGCAGGCCGGCGTGGGCGCGGCCGGTCTCGACTACCTGCGCTTCGTCAAGCCCTATCTTGACCCGGCGAACGTGGCGCAGGCGGGCGTGCCGCTGGCCGACCAGGCCGGCAAGGTGGTGAAATCGTACGGCGGCGAACTGGCCACCTGGCTCGGTGAACGCTACGGCTTCAAGGGCACGGCCGCCGAGGCGCAGGCCTTTTATCTCGCCTTGCCCGAGCCGCAGCAGCGCGTGTTCGCCCGCGACGTGTATTTCGCGGAACTGAAGGCGGGCGGGCGCGAGTACAACGATGCGGACAGCGCGCGTTATGGCAGCTTCCTGCGCAGCCGCAACGCCATCGCGGGCCTGGCGCCGGCCACGGACGCCAACGGCAAGGCGATTGCCTATACGGGCGACATCATCATATACCGCGGCCTGTATTCCAAGTGGAACGACGGCGAGCAGCGCAGGGATTACTTCCCCCGCAGCGGCTACGTGCACACCAACTTCGGCGGCGGCATCCAGATGCTGACGCCGGGCGGCAAGCAGGTGCTGGGCATTGAAGGCGAGGCGCCGCCGTCGACCTCGGGCATCATCACCAAGGGCGGCGGCAACATCGACCTGTTCTCGCAAGGCAGCATCCTGCTGGGCCAGAGCCGCATCATGACGACGTTTGGCGGCGATATCCTCGGCTGGTCCTCGCAAGGCGACATCAACGCGGGCCGCGGTTCGAAGTCGACCATCGTCTACACGCCGCCCAAGCGCGTGTATGACAACTGGGGCAACGTGACCCTGTCGTCCGACGTGCCAAGCACGGGCGCCGGCATCGCCACCCTGGCGCCGATCGCCGAAGTACCGGCCGGCGACGTGGACTTGCTGGCCCCGCTGGGCACCATCGATGCGGGAGAGGCGGGCATCCGCGTGTCGGGCAACGTCAACCTGGCCGCGCTGATCGTGATGAACGCGGCGAATATCCAGGTCAAGGGAGAAGCGAAGGGCATGCCGGCGGTGGCGTCCGTCAACGTGGCCGCCATGACGAACGCCAGCGCGGCCGCCACGCAGGCGACGGCCGCCGCCCAGGACGTGGTGCAGCGCGAACGCGCCGCCACCCGTTCCGCGCAGCCATCGGTGTTTACGGTGCGCGTGCTGGGCTTTGGCAATGACGCACCGCCCGACAGCGCGCAAGCGATGCCGCAGGACGGCGCGCGCATCGAGGCGGCCGATTACAACCCGCGCAGCGCCGTGCGCGTGCTGGGCCTGGGCACGCTGCCGGAATCGGCCACGCGCCAGCTGACGGCGCAAGAGCGCAGCAGGTTGTCGCCATGATGGCCGGCGTGGTGAGTATGGCTGCTGCCTTGCCCCTGCGCATGGCCGGCATGGCCTGGTACCGTCCCGCCATCCGGCCCCGTCTGCAGGCGGCCAACGACGTGGCGCCAGGGCAGGGCGCGCAACTGCAGGCTGTACTGGAAAGCAATTACGCGGCCCTGCACCGGCGCCTGGCGCGCCACCTGGGCTGCGCCGAGCTGGCCAGCGACAGCCTGCACGACGCCTGGCTGCGTCTGGGCACGCTGGCGGCCGGGGACGGGGCTGCGCTGGCGCACAACCCCGTCGCCTATGTGTTCCGCGTGGCGTGCAATGCGGCCATGGACAGTCTGCGCCGCAACCGAGCCTGGCTGTATGCGGACGAGGGCGAAGGGGATGGCGGCGCCGGCCTCGTCGATTTCCTCGCCGATACGGCGGCCGGGCCGGAACGCCTGGCCGAGCTGCAGGCCGACGTGCGCCGGCTGGCGCAGGCCGTCGAGCTGCTGCCGCGGCGCCACCGGCAAGTGCTCGAAGCGCTGCGCGTGGACGAGCTGACCCGCCAGGAAGTGGCTGAGCGGCACGACATGTCGCTGCGCAATGTCGATACGGCCTTGCGCCAGGCGCTCGACCATTGCGCCCGCCACACGGGTTATGCGGCGCAGGGCGGCGTCGGCACGACCCGGCGCGGCTTGAGGCTGAACGTTCGTTCGCGTACAGACGCGTAAACATCCGGCCGTCAGACTGGTGCTTCGGGCCTGCATGCGCCCACCCAGCCAGTCCACAGCCAGGAGGAAGCGCGACATGACAGAGTCCCATCACATCAATGCCGGCAGGCGCGGCTTGCTGATCGCCGGCGCGCTGTCGGCCACGGCGGCGGCCGTGCCCAGTGTGGCAGGCGCGGCGCAGGCCGTCAGCACGAGCGGCCAGGCACCGCCAGTGCTGATGAAAGTCAGCCTCGACGTCAACGGCCGGCGCCACAGCCTGGAACTCGACACGCGCACCACCTTGCTCGATGCCTTGCGCGAACACTTGCACCTGACGGGCACCAAGAAGGGCTGCGACCACGGCCAGTGCGGCGCCTGCACCGTCATGCTCGACGGCCAGCGCATCAATGCCTGCTTGACTCTTGCCGTAATGCATGATGGCGCCAAGGTCACCACCATCGAGGGACTCGGCACGCCCGATAAGCTGCACCCGATGCAGGCCGCCTTCATCGCGCATGACGGTTATCAGTGCGGCTATTGCACGCCGGGGCAGATCTGCTCGGCCGTGGCCGCGCTGGGCGAGATCCGCCAGGGCATCCCCAGCCACGTCAGCGCGGACTTGAACGCGGCCCCGCAGGCGACACCCGAGGAATTGCGCGAACGCATGAGCGGCAACATCTGCCGCTGCGGCGCCTACTCCAACATCATCGAAGCGATCACCGAGGTGGCGGGGAGGCCGGCATGAGAGTGTTCAGCTACCAGAAGGCCGCCACGCCGGCCGAAGCGGCCGCCGCCGCCTTGCACACGCCGGGCGCGCGCTTCATCGCGGGCGGCACGAATCTGCTTGACCTGATGAAACTGGAAATCGAAACGCCCGCGCATCTGATCGATGTCAATGGCCTGGCGCTGGATAAAGTGGAAGCAACAAAGGACGGTGGCTTGCGCATCGGCGCCCTCGTGCGCAATACGGCCTTGGCAGCCCACGCCACGGTGCGCCGCGATTATGCCGTGCTGTCGCGCGCCTTGCTGGCGGGCGCCTCGGCGCAATTGCGCAACAAGGCGACGACGGCCGGCAACCTGCTGCAGCGTACGCGCTGCCCGTATTTCTATGACACGAACCAGGCCTGCAACAAGCGCGTGCCGGGCAGCGGCTGCTCGGCCATAGCCGGCTTCAGCCGGCCGCTGGCGATTCTGGGCGGCAGCGAGGCCTGCATCGCCACGCACCCGAGCGACATGGCCGTGGCCATGCGCGTGCTCGACGCCGGCATCGACACGGTACGTCCCGACGGCAGCACGCGCAGCATCCCCATCGCCGACTTTTACCGTTTGCCGGGCAACACGCCGCACGTGGAAACCGTGCTGCAGCCGGGCGAACTGATCACCAGCGTGACTTTGCCCCGGCCCATCGGCGGCACGCACGTCTACCGCAAGGTGCGCGACCGCGCCTCGTATGCGTTCGCGCTCGTATCCGTGGCGGCCATCATCTTGCCCAATGGTACGGGCAAGCTGGCCTTGGGCGGCGTCGCGCCGCAGCCGTGGCGAGTGCCTGCCGCCGAGCAGGCGATCCCCAATGGCGCCGCCGCCGTGAGCGAACGCCTGCTGGCCGGCGCCAGGACGACTGACGACAATGCCTTCAAGGTGACCCTGGCGCAGCGCACGATTGCCTCGGTGCTGGCTGAAGCGCAAGCAAAGAAAGGCTAGGGCCATGAAATTTACGACACCGGCGACCACCAATCCCATCGACCAGCTGAAAGTCGTGGGCCGTCCCACGGACCGCATCGACGGCCCCCTGAAAACCACGGGCACGGCGCCGTATGCATATGAACAGAACAAGGCCGCGCCGCATGCCGCTTACGGCCATGTCGTCGGCGCGGCGATTGCCAAGGGACGCATCGCGTCGATAGACACGAGCGCGGCGCGGCGCGCGCCCGGCGTGCTGGCCGTGGTGACGGCCGAATCGGTTGGGAAATTGGGCAAAGGCAAGATGAACACGGCAAAGCTGCTGGGCGGGCCGGACATTGAACATTACCACCAGGCCATCGCGCTGGTGGTGGCGGAAACCTTCGAACAAGCCCGCTCGGCCGCGCAGTTGCTGGACGTCAAATATGTCGAGCAGAAGGGCGTTTTCGACCTGGCCAAGGCAAAAAGCACGGCCACCAAGCCGAAAGACGGCAAGCCCGACAGCAAGACGGGCAACTTCGCCGGCGCCTTTGCCAATGCGCCCGTGCGCCTGGACGCCACCTACACGACGCCTGACCAGTCGCACGCCATGATGGAGCCGCACGCCTCGATTGCGGCTTGGGAGGGCGACAAGGTGACGGTGTGGACGGCGAACCAGATGGTGGACTGGGGCCGTGGCGACCTGGCCCGTACGCTTGGCATTGCGAAAGACAAGGTGCGGATCGTTTCGCCGTACATCGGCGGCGGCTTCGGCGGCAAGCTGTTCGTGCGCGCGGAAGCCTTGCTGGCGGCCTTGGGCGCGCGCGCGGCCCAGCGTCCCGTCAAGGTGGCCCTGGCGCGCCCCTTGATGATCAACAACACGACGCACCGGCCCGCCACCATCCAGCGCCTGCGCATCGGCGCCACGCGCGACGGCAAGATCACGGCCATCGGCCATGAATCGTGGTCCGGCGACCTCAAAGGTGGGCAGCCGGAAACGGCCGTGATGCAGACGCGGTTGCTGTACGCGGGCCCAAACCGCATGACGGTCATGCGCCTGGCCGTGCTCGACCTGCCGGAAGGCAATGCCATGCGTGCGCCGGGCGAGGCGCCGGGCCTGATGGCGCTGGAAATCGCCATGGACGAGATGGCCGACAAGCTGAAAATGGATCCCATCGTCTTTCGCATCCTGAACGACACCAAAGTGGACCCGGAAAAACCGGGCAGGCCGTTTTCCCAGCGCCGCCTGATCGACTGCCTGCGCACGGGCGCCGTGGAATTCGGCTGGAAGGAGAGACCAACGCAGCCGGGCATGCGGCGCGACGGGCGCTGGCTCGTGGGCATGGGCGTGGCGGCGGCCTTCCGCAACAACCTCGTCATGCAGTCCGCCGCCAGGGTGCGCCTCGATGGCAATGGCGTGATCACGGTGGAAACGGACATGACGGACATCGGCACAGGCAGCTATACCATCATCGCCCAGACGGCGGCGGAAATGCTGGGCGTGACCTTGAACAAGGTCGTCGTGCGCCTGGGCGACTCGGATTTTCCCGTTTCGGCCGGGTCGGGCGGGCAGTGGGGCGGCAACAGTTCCACGGCTGGCGTGTACGCGGCCTGCGTGCGCCTGCGCCAGACCATCGCCGCCAAGCTGGGCTTCGATGAGAAAGAGGCGCGCTTTTCTGATGGCCAGGTGAGCCAGGGCGACCGCAGCGTGCCACTCGCGGCCGCCGCGTTCCATGGCGACATCGTCGCGGAAGACCACATGGAATACGGCGACCTCGATAAAAAATTCCAGCAATCGACGTTCGGCGCGCATTTCGTGGAGGTGGGCGTGGACGGCGACACGGGCGAAGTGCGCGTGCGCCGCATGCTGGCCGTGTGCGCGGCAGGCCGCATCCTGAACCCGAAAGCGGCACGCAGCCAGGTCATCGGCGCCATGACCATGGGCGTGGGCGCGGCCCTGATGGAAGAACTGGTGGTCGACCAGCGCCGCGGCTTTTTCGTCAACCACGACCTGGCCAGCTACGAAGTGCCCGTGCACGCCGACATCCCGCACCAGGACGTCATTTTTCTGGACGAAACGGACCCCATGTCCTCGCCCATGAAAGCCAAGGGCGTGGGCGAGCTGGGGATTTGCGGCGTGGCGGCGGCTGTCGCGAACGCCGTGTACAACGCGACGGGGGTGCGGGTGCGGGACTATCCGGTAACGTTGGACAAGCTGCTGGCAAGACTGCCGGATACGCCGCGCGAGGTGTAGTTTTTACATTTTCTCAGGCTACATTCAAGGGCAGATGACGGGCTTGGGCAGCGCGTCCAGCGCGCCTTTGTCATTGTGCGAATTGACCATGGCAAAGACATCGACGGCGCGATCGGATTGCATGTCGTTTACTCCCACGGAGGTGCCAATGCCTTGTGCGCCGCCCACCGAGATCACGGCATGTTCAACATTAAAAGTGGCTTGCGGCGTCAATATTTTTTGGACCACCCAACTGGCACGCGCCATTGCCAGCGCCTGATTCGAGCCATAGATGCCCATCGGTTGCGGCTTGAGCTGGCGCTTGTCGACCCGTCCGATGACTTCCCATCCACCAACCTGTATCTTGTCGTACCGTACCAGCGCATTGCGGACACACTCTACGGTACTGTGCGCATCAAGCAAATGCCCTCCATCGGGAAACGGACCTACCGTCACGACTTTTCGTATGAACGTATAGTACGGACGTGGATTATCGACCGTATTTTCAACCTTGGTGAGCTTGACTTGAATTTCCCCGACCAAGTTGTCCAGCGCGAACAGCGTGGTATCAAACTTGATTTTTCCTCCCAATCCCAAGATTGAACCGCTAACGAACATTATTCCACCGACAATTTTCTGACGCCACGTTTTCCCTAATAAAAAAAGCGCCGCGCCCAGCATCGCGAAAGTGGCAGCCAGCGCAATGAAGAGTGTCATCCGTAAGCCGTCAGCGACATTGCCATCTGTTGTTGGCGTGCTTGTTATCTGTTTTTGTGATTGAATGATTTCGTTGGCGACAATACTGGGGGAAGTGGATGCGGGGATCATCATCGAGATGATGAACATGATAGTAAAGAAAAGCATGGCCCATAGATAATTGTTTATCGCCCGGCTTGCCACCGTAAGATTATCAAGTTTTATTTGATTGATTTGATGTAGCGAGGAAATGTAAAATAATACTTCATTTTTTTCATTCAAAAAGCTGTTTATTTTATTCTGCGGATAAATTGTTTCGCCGTTCTGGTAAGTAAAGAATGCTTTCGCAGTCAATCCTCTAATTATTGCGCGCAGCGCCGCAATCCATTGGAGAAGCAAGTAGACACAAGCAAAGATGAAAAAAAATCTCGTCATTGGCAGGTCGAGATGCGCTTTGCCAATGAAGAAAAAAACACATCCTGCTACGAAAAGAAAAGCTAATATTGCAATATGGAGAATGACGTCCAAATTAATTTTATGGCTTTGTTTTTCTTTTTCCCCTTGGACTGATTTTACATTGCGATTCCACGAATCAGAAAAAAAATCGTAGTGCTTGTATGAGTTGGAGAGTTTTTCAACCTCCTTTTCGAATATGTCATTTTCCTCTTTTTGACGGCGTAGATATTTTTTTTCAAGGGAAGGCCATAGAAAGTCTGCCAGGAGGCGGGAAAGGGTAGCCATCAGGATCGTTGCGCAAACGCGCCAGTGTTGCTTGCGATTCGCGGCTTGTCAGCCCATTGGTCTTCAGCAAGCATTCCAGAAGTAAAACTGTGAACGGCGCGCAAGTGGTATGTGTCTTTCATCTTTGGTCCTGTCGGCATGCTGGTGAATCAG is a window of Janthinobacterium rivuli DNA encoding:
- a CDS encoding RNA polymerase sigma factor — its product is MAAALPLRMAGMAWYRPAIRPRLQAANDVAPGQGAQLQAVLESNYAALHRRLARHLGCAELASDSLHDAWLRLGTLAAGDGAALAHNPVAYVFRVACNAAMDSLRRNRAWLYADEGEGDGGAGLVDFLADTAAGPERLAELQADVRRLAQAVELLPRRHRQVLEALRVDELTRQEVAERHDMSLRNVDTALRQALDHCARHTGYAAQGGVGTTRRGLRLNVRSRTDA
- the paoA gene encoding aldehyde dehydrogenase iron-sulfur subunit PaoA — its product is MTESHHINAGRRGLLIAGALSATAAAVPSVAGAAQAVSTSGQAPPVLMKVSLDVNGRRHSLELDTRTTLLDALREHLHLTGTKKGCDHGQCGACTVMLDGQRINACLTLAVMHDGAKVTTIEGLGTPDKLHPMQAAFIAHDGYQCGYCTPGQICSAVAALGEIRQGIPSHVSADLNAAPQATPEELRERMSGNICRCGAYSNIIEAITEVAGRPA
- a CDS encoding FAD binding domain-containing protein, giving the protein MRVFSYQKAATPAEAAAAALHTPGARFIAGGTNLLDLMKLEIETPAHLIDVNGLALDKVEATKDGGLRIGALVRNTALAAHATVRRDYAVLSRALLAGASAQLRNKATTAGNLLQRTRCPYFYDTNQACNKRVPGSGCSAIAGFSRPLAILGGSEACIATHPSDMAVAMRVLDAGIDTVRPDGSTRSIPIADFYRLPGNTPHVETVLQPGELITSVTLPRPIGGTHVYRKVRDRASYAFALVSVAAIILPNGTGKLALGGVAPQPWRVPAAEQAIPNGAAAVSERLLAGARTTDDNAFKVTLAQRTIASVLAEAQAKKG
- the paoC gene encoding aldehyde oxidoreductase molybdenum-binding subunit PaoC, encoding MKFTTPATTNPIDQLKVVGRPTDRIDGPLKTTGTAPYAYEQNKAAPHAAYGHVVGAAIAKGRIASIDTSAARRAPGVLAVVTAESVGKLGKGKMNTAKLLGGPDIEHYHQAIALVVAETFEQARSAAQLLDVKYVEQKGVFDLAKAKSTATKPKDGKPDSKTGNFAGAFANAPVRLDATYTTPDQSHAMMEPHASIAAWEGDKVTVWTANQMVDWGRGDLARTLGIAKDKVRIVSPYIGGGFGGKLFVRAEALLAALGARAAQRPVKVALARPLMINNTTHRPATIQRLRIGATRDGKITAIGHESWSGDLKGGQPETAVMQTRLLYAGPNRMTVMRLAVLDLPEGNAMRAPGEAPGLMALEIAMDEMADKLKMDPIVFRILNDTKVDPEKPGRPFSQRRLIDCLRTGAVEFGWKERPTQPGMRRDGRWLVGMGVAAAFRNNLVMQSAARVRLDGNGVITVETDMTDIGTGSYTIIAQTAAEMLGVTLNKVVVRLGDSDFPVSAGSGGQWGGNSSTAGVYAACVRLRQTIAAKLGFDEKEARFSDGQVSQGDRSVPLAAAAFHGDIVAEDHMEYGDLDKKFQQSTFGAHFVEVGVDGDTGEVRVRRMLAVCAAGRILNPKAARSQVIGAMTMGVGAALMEELVVDQRRGFFVNHDLASYEVPVHADIPHQDVIFLDETDPMSSPMKAKGVGELGICGVAAAVANAVYNATGVRVRDYPVTLDKLLARLPDTPREV